In Deinococcus irradiatisoli, the genomic stretch GCTCCCGACACGCCCCTGTACGCGCTGCTGCTGGAAGCGGGGATGTCGCCCGGCGAACTCGACGAAGCGCGGCGCGATTCCACCCCTGCCGACGTGATCGGGCTGGATTACTATCCCGGCAGCGAGCACCTGCTCAAGTCGCCGGACGCGCCCAAGCATCCTGGCGACTGGGGCCGTCGGAGTGACTACCGCCTCTATCCGGACCCGGACCCGCCGGGCCTGGCCGCGACCCTGCTGGAGTACCACGCCCGCTACGGCCGTCCGCTGTACGTGGCCGAGACCAGCACCGATACTCGCCGCGAGGAGTGGTTGCAGTGGCTCAGCGCCGAGGTGCTGCGGGCCCGCGAAGGTGGGGCCTCGGTGCTCGGCGCGACGTGGTGGCCCCTGTTCGACCACATCGACTGGAACAGCGGCCTGACCCAGCTGCGCGGCACGGTGTGTCCCAGCGGGCTCTACCACCTGACGCCGCAGATCACGGACCGTCAGCCGGATGCAGCGGCCGACTTCTTCCGCACCTTCATTCGTCAGCCGCTGCGCGCTTACGGCGTCCGTCCGGCCTTTCCCACCTGACGGCCCGCTTTTTCCCAGAGGAGATGTTCATGACCTGCTCCCGCACCCGCCTTCTCACGTCCCTGCTGTGCGCTGCCCTGCTGGGCTTTCCAGCGTCGGCGGGCGGGGCCGGCGCACCCGCTCCCCGCGCCAGCGCTCCCGCTGCCATACAAACCACCATGACCAAGACCTTCAAAAATCCGGTGCTGGACATCAACTTCCCCGATCCCTTCATCCTGCGGGTGGGGGACACCTACCACGCCTACGCCACCAACGGCGCGGGCGGCAACGTGCCGCATGCCGTGAGCAGCGACCTGGTTCACTGGCAGATGGCAGGCGACGTGCTGCCGCTGCTGCCGAGCTGGGCCGAGCCGGGCCTGACCTGGGCGCCGGAAGTCTCGCACCTGGGCGGGCGCTACCAGCTGTACTTCACCGCCCACGACAAAAACACCCAGCGCCAGTGCGTGGGCGTGGCGGTGGCCGACAGCCCGGCGGGACCGTTCATGTCAGACGCGACCGCGCCGCTGGTGTGTCAGGCCGACGAGGGCGGCAGCATCGACGCCAGCCCCTTTGTCGACGATGACGGCAAGGTCTACCTGCTGTGGAAGAACGACGGCAACTGCTGCAACCTGGCGACCCATCTCTACATCCAGCCGCTCAGCGCCGACGGGCTGACCCTCGGCGGCAAGCCGACCAGCCTCTTGGTGAACGACCAGCTGTGGGAAGGCCGGGTCATCGAAGCGCCCACCCTTCACAAGCAGGGCGGGGTGTATTACCTCCTGTACTCGGCCGGGCCGTTCGACAGCGACCTGTATTCGGTGGGCTACGCCACCAGCAAGAGCGTCACCGGGCCGTACCAGAAAGCCGAGGAGAATCCGGTGCTGTTCAGTGACGGCGAAGTGGCTGGCCCCGGGCACCAATCGGTGTTCAGCGACGCTGCGGGCCAGACCTGGATGGTGTACCACGCCTGGACGGCCGGCCAGATCGGTGACGATGTGGGTTACCGCAGCATGCGCCTGGACAAGGTGAACTTCAGCGGCGGCAAGGTGACGGTCAATGG encodes the following:
- a CDS encoding glycoside hydrolase family 43 protein, with amino-acid sequence MTCSRTRLLTSLLCAALLGFPASAGGAGAPAPRASAPAAIQTTMTKTFKNPVLDINFPDPFILRVGDTYHAYATNGAGGNVPHAVSSDLVHWQMAGDVLPLLPSWAEPGLTWAPEVSHLGGRYQLYFTAHDKNTQRQCVGVAVADSPAGPFMSDATAPLVCQADEGGSIDASPFVDDDGKVYLLWKNDGNCCNLATHLYIQPLSADGLTLGGKPTSLLVNDQLWEGRVIEAPTLHKQGGVYYLLYSAGPFDSDLYSVGYATSKSVTGPYQKAEENPVLFSDGEVAGPGHQSVFSDAAGQTWMVYHAWTAGQIGDDVGYRSMRLDKVNFSGGKVTVNGPTTTTQPAPKAQP